From a single Cydia amplana chromosome 22, ilCydAmpl1.1, whole genome shotgun sequence genomic region:
- the LOC134658521 gene encoding uncharacterized protein LOC134658521, with protein MAPIKCARCDKAPTSKDILVCSACKLTYDIECASVTYARWNLMNPKQRTSWKCSTCCEQALQASKDNNSSVTTRAKTNRPANEAQSDGPARLNEAPVYSEDQMSTLISEIRLLRADIHTIREEMTQFREEMRTEIASCKTNVTKVEQRVNNIEERLLELEGCRSQTIELKATIECLKTEMNDKEQDMLINDVEIVGIPESSGESIEHMICLLATKIGTTLAVTDIAEAYRSGPRRIEASGAQPALPRPIVVRFVRRAVKERVLRAARVRRNMSTTDLELPGKAKSVYMNERLTRENRRIFKKAREEASKRSWKYVWTRFGRIEKQAEGRQAHRLRNDEDFSKVFMDSQLDTEMS; from the coding sequence ATGGCTCCTATAAAGTGCGCTCGCTGCGACAAAGCACCCACCAGCAAAGACATCTTAGTCTGCTCCGCTTGCAAACTCACGTATGATATTGAATGCGCAAGTGTGACCTACGCACGATGGAATCTTATGAATCCGAAGCAAAGAACCAGCTGGAAGTGCTCCACATGCTGCGAACAAGCCCTGCAGGCTTCAAAAGATAATAATAGTAGCGTAACTACACGTGCAAAGACAAACAGGCCCGCGAACGAAGCTCAGTCGGATGGGCCGGCACGCCTCAACGAAGCCCCAGTATACAGTGAGGACCAGATGTCTACATTAATATCCGAAATACGTCTACTTCGTGCAGATATCCATACAATTCGAGAGGAAATGACGCAATTCCGTGAAGAAATGAGAACCGAAATAGCATCCTGCAAAACCAACGTAACAAAGGTGGAGCAGCGGGTAAATAATATAGAAGAACGTCTGCTAGAGCTGGAGGGCTGTAGGTCACAGACAATCGAACTTAAAGCAACCATTGAATGCTTAAAGACGGAAATGAACGATAAGGAGCAGGATATGCTAATCAATGACGTGGAGATCGTCGGCATCCCCGAGAGCAGCGGCGAAAGTATTGAACACATGATATGCCTACTTGCCACCAAAATCGGCACAACACTGGCCGTAACCGACATAGCCGAGGCGTACCGGAGCGGCCCGCGGCGCATCGAAGCGAGCGGCGCGCAGCCCGCGCTTCCGCGCCCCATTGTCGTCCGATTCGTGCGGCGAGCTGTTAAGGAGCGCGTGCTACGGGCTGCACGAGTGCGCAGAAACATGTCCACCACCGACCTTGAATTGCCTGGTAAAGCGAAATCGGTGTACATGAACGAAAGACTTACAAGGGAAAACCGCCGAATATTTAAGAAAGCTAGAGAGGAAGCCAGTAAAAGAAGCTGGAAGTATGTTTGGACAAGGTTTGGTAGAATTGAGAAGCAAGCAGAGGGGCGGCAGGCGCATCGTCTTCGCAATGATGAAGATTTCTCTAAGGTTTTTATGGACAGTCAGCTGGACACCGAAATGTCCTAA